From one Dermacentor silvarum isolate Dsil-2018 chromosome 3, BIME_Dsil_1.4, whole genome shotgun sequence genomic stretch:
- the LOC119446002 gene encoding EEF1A lysine methyltransferase 4-like codes for MNSVAVIPKENARYCDVAYWDDRYRNEDTYDWLLPYHTYAHLIRQHVQSTDRILMLGCGNSPLSELLYKDGFRNIENIDYSHVVINNMSSHCSDCAQMKWHVMDATHLQFPDGSFDVVIEKATIDSMMVKEKDPWNVSEPTRVTVTKVLNEISRVLRRGGRFISITFAQPHFRSPLYADIQFNWSLDTFKFGTSFHYFCYVMTKGQELSLDATTSYHLPVFHRNSTTSQSSEPENEDFLLKILAS; via the exons ATGAATAGCGTAGCGGTTATCCCAAAAGAGAACGCACGCTACTGTGACGTCGCTTACTGGGATGACAGGTATCGAAATGAGGACACGTACGACTGGCTGCTTCCCTACCATACGTATGCCCATCTCATCAGGCAACATGTCCAAAGTACTGACCGGATACTCATGTTAG GTTGCGGAAATAGTCCTCTTAGTGAGCTGCTGTACAAGGATGGCTTTAGGAACATTGAAAACATTGACTACTCTCACGTTGTGATCAACAACATGTCATCACATTGCAGTGACTGCGCCCAGATGAAATGGCACGTCATGGATGCCACACACCTTCAGTTTCCAGATGGCTCGTTTGATGTTGTAATCGAAAAGGCCACCATTGATTCCATGATGGTAAAAGAAAAAGACCCGTGGAATGTTTCAGAGCCAACCAGAGTGACGGTGACGAAAGTCCTAAATGAG ATCAGTCGTGTGTTGCGTAGAGGTGGCCGTTTCATCTCTATCACATTTGCACAGCCTCATTTCCGAAGCCCACTCTATGCCGACATCCAGTTCAACTGGTCTCTCGACACGTTCAAGTTTGGCACCAGCTTCCACTACTTCTGCTACGTCATGACCAAGGGCCAAGAACTCTCGTTGGACGCCACAACCAGTTACCATCTGCCTGTCTTTCATCGGAATTCCACGACTAGCCAAAGCAGTGAACCTGAAAATGAGGACTTCCTTTTGAAAATCTTAGCCTCCTGA